TGCAGATAGTCCGGTTACGCGCCAGATCGAGCCTGTACTTCGTAAATTAATGTCTTCAGCGGATAACCGGGCGGCGAGTACGATGGTACAGCGCATGCAGCTGCAATCGGCGGTATTTGAGTTGTTCGGCCATTTATGGGAGGCTGTCTCTCAGGAAGCCGCACAATTGTTCACGGATGGATATGAGAAGATCGAACTGGCCCATCAAATTCGTAATCGGCTGCAAGGACTGGTGAGTCAGCAATTTAAGCAGGGACGTGAGTCTACCAGCCATTATGGCATTGATGATATTGCAGCAGAGCTGGGCATCAGTTCCTCACATTGTAACCGTGTATTTCGGCAGGTATATGGTCAGTCTCCGCGTGTATATTTATCTGAAATGGTTCTGCATGAAGCCAAAGTTCTGCTGGGCAACCCTAAGTTGTCGGTTCAGAACATCGCTGCCATGCTAGGTTACAAGGATATTGCCCATTTCAGTCGTCAATTCAAGCGCTGGTCAGGGACATCACCCACACGCTATAGACTGGAACAGCCTGCTCCCGAATGAACTTCCTCCTTTGAACATCATTCCAGTATGATATTTAACTTGCTTACGATTAAACGTCAGTTATTTTATTTTAATAGACGTTTAATCGTCTTCAGCTTGTTATCGTATGGCGGATATAAAATAGATAAGTTCAATCTGGTGCTCTTTTTGAGCACACTTTTCATATGAGAGAAGGTCTCCAGGCTATACCGCCCGTGATACGAGCCAAGGCCGGAATGTCCTACCCCTCCAAACGGCAGACGTGGGTTGGCTACATGGGTAATCGTATCGTTAATGCATCCTCCCCCAAAAGAAACCTCTCGCATCACTTTATCTTGTAATTGTGTATCCGATGTAAAGAGATAGAGCGCCAGCGGTTTCGGCCGTTTCACAATACCTGCAATCGCCTCATCTATATGGGAATAACTGATAATCGGCAGGATCGGACCAAAAATTTCGTCTTCCATTGTTGCTGCTTCCCACGACTCAGCATCAATAAACGTCGGTTCAATAAAGCGGTCTTTCTCATCGGATTGACCACCAAAGATGACATGATCCTGATCGCGCTCAATAAGCGTCGTGAGACGCTTGAAATGGGCCTTGTTGACGATTCGCCCATAGTCTCGATTGTGCTGGATATCTGTGCCAAAGAACGACTCCACTGCTGCTTTCATTTCGGTGATCAACGATTCTTTCACCTGTTCATGCACAAGCAAATAATCCGGAGCGATGCAGGTCTGGCCCGTATTGAGCAGCTTTCCCCATATAATACGCTGTGCAGCCACTTTAAGATCTGCATGCTTATCCACGATGACCGGACTTTTACCACCAAGCTCCAGCGTCACCGGAACGAGATTTTTGGCAGCGGCCTCCATGACGATTTTGCCAACCGGTACACTTCCTGTAAAAAAGATATAGTCAAAAGGCGCATGAATAAGCGCCGTGGTTGTATCTTTGGCTCCTTCGACCACTCGAACGTATGCTGGTTCGAATACCGAGCTAATCATCTCGCGT
Above is a window of Paenibacillus sp. E222 DNA encoding:
- a CDS encoding AraC family transcriptional regulator; this encodes MSSTYLPPALGESVHEVFYPDVQTTVNLFAIHLRSVGSDWDYPAHEHPQYELNYVTEGEQYMTVDGKLYIQKAGELLLIPPGSIHSSLSHNGKGFTYFCMHFDIDDQLFLSLLARIKQVLFDADSPVTRQIEPVLRKLMSSADNRAASTMVQRMQLQSAVFELFGHLWEAVSQEAAQLFTDGYEKIELAHQIRNRLQGLVSQQFKQGRESTSHYGIDDIAAELGISSSHCNRVFRQVYGQSPRVYLSEMVLHEAKVLLGNPKLSVQNIAAMLGYKDIAHFSRQFKRWSGTSPTRYRLEQPAPE
- a CDS encoding aldehyde dehydrogenase; amino-acid sequence: MQELSEHAVEEILQQQRQFFRSGATRSAEYRITQLTRLKQAIQKYESSLTEALYQDLGKSEFESYTTEIGFMLDSITHTIRQVKKWVKPVKVKTQFALIGSKSYIIPEPYGAVLIIGPFNYPFQLLIEPLVGALAAGNTAVLKASENTPAVSAVIREMISSVFEPAYVRVVEGAKDTTTALIHAPFDYIFFTGSVPVGKIVMEAAAKNLVPVTLELGGKSPVIVDKHADLKVAAQRIIWGKLLNTGQTCIAPDYLLVHEQVKESLITEMKAAVESFFGTDIQHNRDYGRIVNKAHFKRLTTLIERDQDHVIFGGQSDEKDRFIEPTFIDAESWEAATMEDEIFGPILPIISYSHIDEAIAGIVKRPKPLALYLFTSDTQLQDKVMREVSFGGGCINDTITHVANPRLPFGGVGHSGLGSYHGRYSLETFSHMKSVLKKSTRLNLSILYPPYDNKLKTIKRLLK